Genomic window (Granulicella arctica):
GGCGTGACTGTGGTGCTGGACATGATCTGCTCCTTACGCGTTTAAAAACTTGAGGTGAATGGTGTGCGTTTTCACGCGGCCTCGATACCAAGCTGTGCGAGATCGGCAATGAGTTGCCGCGGTGATTGAAAACGAATTGCCTGCATGCCAAGCGAGACTGCAGCATCACAGTTCTCCTGCTTGTCATCGATAAAGAGCGTCTGTTCCGCTGCCTGGCCCGAGATTTCAATCGCCGCTCGGTAGATATCAACGTGTGGCTTCATCTCATGGACATAGCCCGAACAGATAAAGAAATCGAAGTAGGGACGCAGTCTGAAGGCGTCAAGCCGGTGCGCATTTAATTCGCGAGACTCATTGTTGAGCGTTGCCAGCGAGTACGTCCGCGCGTCATAAAGCTTTCCTAAAATATCGATGCACTCTGGATGCAGCACCTTGCTCTCCGCACAGACCAGCGACCACAGTTCGTCGTAACTGAAGTCACGCGACGGTTGGTCAGCGTGAAAAACCGTCTTCGCAAAGAAGTCGTATGCAGTTGAAAGTCCGCGCTCCCAGAAGAAGTTTGCCGCATCATGTCGCGACTCGTAGTCTGCCAGATCGACCTGCAACGACGTCAACACTCGGGCACGCTGGTCCCTATCCCACCCATTTGTGAGGACAACGCCGCCAAGATCCCAGAAGATCGTCTTAATTGCAGCCACGGCTTACTCGCCCTCCGGGAAATCAGCACCTAAAGTCACAGACTCCCACGCAGACATCTCTGCTTGAAACGCCTCCAGCTTGGCGCGAAAACGCTTCAATGCCACTGCACCCAACACGAGATGAACCGGCGGGTTTGGCGAATCTACCACCTGCATCATCGCGTGTACGGCTCGCAGGGGGTCACCCGCCTGCTTACCAGTATTTTCATCTCGATAGTCCCGCGTCTTACCAGCGGTCACGTCGTAGTCAGAAATTCTCTGCTTCGCAACGACCCCGGATCGGCCTAAGAAGTCCGTTCGGAACGGACCCGGCTCGACGATCGTGACATGAATACCCAGTGGTGCCATCTCGACCGCAAGCGCTTCCGACAACCCTTCAACTGCAAACTTCGTGGCGTTGTAGAAGCCCCAGCCTGGCAATCCGACCAGTCCGCCAATCGAGGAGAGATTCAGAATGTGTCCCGACTTCCGTTCGCGCAGATGCGGCAGAACCGCCTGTGTCACTTGCGTAAGTCCGAAGAGGTTCGTCTCGAAGACGGGCTCATACTCCTCGCGCGTCACCTCTTCCACCGCGCCGGTAATACCGTAGCCAGCATTGTTCACCAGCACGTCGATGTGGCCGAAGTGCGCGATAGCCGCAGCAACGGTTGAAGTAACCTGCGCTGCATTGGTGACGTCGAGCACCAGCGCTTTTGCCGTTTCAGGGTATTGAGCTTCCAGATCGGCAATCTGCTCGATCTTCCGTGCGGTAGCCACAACCTTGTTGCCAGTTTTCAGCAACTCTTCCGCCAGGAGGCGGCCAAAGCCAGTTGAGGCTCCAGTGATAAACCAAGTTCGGGTTTGCGTCGAAGTCATAGTCACCAGATGCTTGGGAGTGCAGGCACGATGCGCCCGAACCACATTTAAGGTTGGGGTTCTTACGAACCGAAGCTCGTTCCGGAGGCGGCAGGCATGTACTGCTTCTCGATCGCCTTCACCTTGTTCAGCCGTCGCACGAAGCGCTCTTCCTTCGCGATAAACTCTGCCTTCAGATACGTTTCAACACACTCAAACGCCAACGCCGACCCGATGATCCGCGCTCCAAGTACAAGCACATTCATCTGGTCGTGCTCAACGCCCTGGTGCGCCGAGTAGGTATCATGGCACATGCTCGCGCGAACACCTGGCATCTTGTTCGCCGCGATACACACACCCACACCCGAGCCGCAGATCAGGATTCCACGCTCCGCCGTACCCGCCATCAACTCTTTGCCGACGAGCACCGCAAAGTCCGCATAGTCAGAAGGCTCCGTGTTGTACGCGCCAAGATCATGAACCTCGTGACCCAGCTTGGCGATAAACGTACGAACCTCTTCCTTCAAAGGAAACCCAGCGTGATCGGCTGCAATGGCAATCTTCATCGAACTCTTCCCTTCAGTTCATAACCCTTGCTCGAGACGCTGCTACTCGTCCTCAAGCTCCCAATCGTCCTCAGCTGCAGGAACGCTGTCCTCGTACGTAGGCTGCAGCGAGGTCGACCGCTCCTGCACCGCAGGCTCGACCGGCTTTTTCAACATCTCCCGCTCCGTCGTGACCATCAACCCTCCTCACAAGTAAGAAGGGGCGAGCCAACTGGCCCGCCCCACGTCACTCGACTACTTCTTTACTAGTTTCTTTGCGTGCGCCACAATGTTCGACACGCTGATGCCAAACTCCTCCAGCACCTTCGGTCCGGGAGCAGATGCGCCAAAGCGATCCACGCCGATGATGCCGCCGTTGTGGCCGACATACTTCCACCAACCCATCGTCGCACCGGCTTCGACAGCAAGCTTCGGTGTACCTTCCGGCATCAGCTTCGCCTTATAGGCATCGTTCTGCTCGTCGTAGATCCTGAAGCTCGGCATCGAGACCACCGAAGCATGGATGCCCTCGGCTTTCAGCTTCTCAGCAGCTTCCATAATGGTCGCCACCTCCGAGCCAGTCGCGATCAGGATGATGTCCTTGCCCGAGTCATCGAGCGCATAAGCACCGTGCCGGACACCCTCGGCGATCTTGTACTTCTCTGCATCAAGTACCGGCAGATCCTGACGCGACAGCGCCATAAACGCCGCACTGTGCCGCTCGAGCGCCAGCCGCCAGCAGGCAGCGGCCTCGTTCGCATCCGCTGGACGGAAGTCCGTAAGCTGCGGAATCGCGCGCAGAGCCATCAGGTGCTCCACAGGCTGGTGGGTCGGACCATCAGCGCCAAGGCCAATCGAATCATGCGTAAAGATGTAGAGCGAATGCGACGACTGCAGAGCGCCCATGCGTAGCGCCGAACGGCAGTAGTCCGAGAAGGTGAAGAAGGTCGAACCAAACGGAATCAAGCCGCCGTGCGCCGCGATCCCATTCACAGCCGCCATCATGCCGAACTCGCGCACGCCGAAGAAAACGTTCCGGCCCTTCGGATCAAGATGGAAGTTCTCCGACTTGGCGAAGATCGTCTTCGTCGAACTGGTGAGGTCGGCCGCACCGCCAAACAACTCAGGCACAACATCCGCGATCGCGTTCATGACAACCTGGCCTGCGTTGCGGGTAGCGATCGGCTTATCCGTTGGAAATACCGGCAGCTTCTTCTCCCAGCCATCGGCCAGCTTCATCGCCGTGCGACGGTCGAATTCAGCAGCCTTCTCCGGGTAGGCCTTCGAGTACTCCTCATACTTCTTCTGCCACTCGGCATGAGCTGTCTTGCCCTTTTCAACCAGCGAGCCCCAGTTCTTGCCCGCCTCCTCCGGCACGTAGAAGCTCTTGTCCTCAGGCCAGTTCAGGTTGCGCTTCGTAGCCTTGGTCGCTTCCGGTCCAAGCGCTTCGCCGTGGACACCCTTCGTCCCAGCCTTTGGGCTGCCGTAGCCGATCACCGTCCGTACCTTGATCAGCGACGGGCGCGTCGTCTCGGCCTTCGCCGCCTGGATCGCATGCGTCAACGCCTCGAGATCGTTGCCGTCCGCAACCTCCTGGACGTGCCAGTGGTAGGCCTCAAACCGCTTCTTCACATCTTCGGTAAACGAGAGTTCCGTCGGCCCATCGAGTGAAATGAGGTTGTCGTCATACAGCACGATCAGCTTGCCCAGCTTCAACGTTCCAGCCAGCGAGGAGGATTCGTGCGAGATGCCTTCCATCAGGTCGCCATCGCCGCAAAGGACATAAGTGTGGTGGTCGACCGGCGTGTGATTCTCGTGGTTGTAGACCGCCGCGAGGTGCTTCTCCGCGATCGCCAGGCCAACAGCCTCGGCGAAACCTTGTCCAAGCGGGCCGGTCGTAACCTCAACGCCAGGCGTCTCGCCATACTCCGGATGCCCCGGCGTGTGCGAACCCCACTCGCGGAACTGCTCCAACTGCGACATCGGCAGGTCATATCCCGAAAGGTGCAGCACGCCGTACAGCAGTGCCGAAGCGTGGCCATTCGAAAGCACAAACCGGTCCCGATCCGACCACTTGGGATCCTTTGGATCGTGCTTCATAAACTTGTGGAAAAGCAGGTACGCAATCGGCGCGCAGCCTAACGGGGCGCCGGGATGGCCATTCTTTGCCTTTTCGACCTGGTCGACGGCGAGAAAGCGGAGTGTATTGATAGATAACTGGTCGAGTTCCTGCTGCTGATCGCTCATTCGTTTCCTCTAAGTTCCGCGACGGTCCATACTCGTCGGCTCATGGTTTCTAGATCAAGTCATCGTGACGCTCGTCACAGTGTACTAGCGAGACGCAGTTGGAAACCTGCACCTCACCCCGCGGGTTGAGAATCAGGGCTGACCAGGGTGACCTCAACATTGCGGCCAAGCCATTGATCGTCCCCGGTCCACTGCAAAGTAAACACGATGGTCCCCGTCTGCTCCGGGGTTGTAAAGATGTCCGCAAAAGATCCCGGATAGCCGACAGCCTTCGACTCCGCGTGGAGCGTCGTCTGCCAGTCATCGAAGGTATAGACCACTCGGAAAGGCTTCGGATCCATAATCCGCAGCATCAGGCCAGCCGCCAGCTCGCTCACCGGGCGCGAGGTCTGGTAGATCTCCAGCAGGCTGTGGAAATCCCGCTCATGTACCGGCCGGCTGTACCGATCTTCCACCGCCGAAATCCGGTCAAATACCTGTCCATCCACCGTCGACCGCAGCAGCTTCAGATACTCCGAGTGAGCCCAGACCAGCGGCTGGGCCGAGCCTGCCGACTTGCCGAAGTACATTCCCTCGGAAGGCAGGTCCTCATAGTCCCACACCTGCTCCGGCAACATACCACCGACCGAGCTGAACTTCTCAAACGCGTCGATGAACGGCTTCACATCGCCCCCGGCCGCCAGTTCGTAATGTGCTCGCTCACCGCCAAGCAGCGGCCACGCACGACCTTGGCCCCATCCCTCGAACGGACCGCCGTCCTTTCGCTGCCCATAGCCATCATGGTTATACCGTCGCCATGCAGGTCCAAACGGCGTCTCGATCTTCAGGCAGTGGTCGACCACCTTCAGTGAGTCGACAATCAACGGGTTATCCGCACGACGAATCCCGTACCGCACCAGTTCCAGGAAGCCCGCGTCAATCACCTCGCGCGCCTCGAAGTCGTACTGCTCGTCCGGCCCACGGTTTGAAAGATGGATATTCCCAACAGGAATCTTCGGGTTGTGGAACGGCTCTCCCGTATTTGGGGGACGGATCCGCATATAGTGCCGCTTCACGCCCTCGAGCAGAACGCCGTCATCCGTCGTCGTCCACTGGTCAAGATTGGCTTCAATCCAGTCCGCATAGGTCTCAAGAAAGCTCGCCAGTTCCACCGAACCATGACCTCGCGCAATGTCCGCCGCGCAGATCAGCCCCGAGATGACCGCAGCCAGCGTCGAGGGCGAGTAACCAGCATTCTCCTCCCAGCGTTCCTGCTGCGTCACCGGAGCAAACCGCACCAGGAACGCCGCCGCAGCCTCCACAAAGGGAACAACATCAAAGTTCCCCAATCCATCCAGCTTCCACAAACGCCATGCCAGGATGATCGGAAATGCCACCTCGTCCAACTGGATTCCAGTCCAGTACGGCGTTCCGTCGATCCAGAAGTTCTGCGCAAAGCTCCCGTCGGGCCGCTGTGTACACGCCAGGTAGACCAGCGCCCGCCGAGCCGTATCCGTCCGTCCACAAGCCAGCAGCGCCGTCGCTGTTTGCACCATATCCCGAGTCCACACCAGGTGATACCCACCCAGATCGTCGTCGCCCTTCGATGCGCCCCATGGTATCGACGCCGAAGCAATAAACGCACCCGAATACGTCTTATCCTCATGCGCCAGCAGCACGTTTTCACTGATCCTCATCAGTGTGCCACCATCCATCGCCGCCGGAGCAAGATGATCCGGGCCACCCGCACGCGTCCACTGCAGCAGGAAGCGCTTCACATGCACGTCGTAGGGAGTCGAGAGCGTCTGCATCATTCCCGCAAGCGCCGCGTGATGACCGTCCCCGAGCGCGATTGCGATCGTAAACTCCCGATTGCTCGCAACGTCGATCTCGCCCACTACGGCGATGTTGCCGTCCAGCGCCTGGCCAAAGTGCCAGTCCATCTTCATGTCGCTCGATAGGTCCTGAAACCCATCGCTCGTCCCCACATACCCGCAGGATGATCGCGTAAAGCCGCAATCCGCACCGATAGCGAGCGAGGTGTCACCCTTCCACGCCAGGATCGCTCGCTGACCTGCAATCTCGATCGACCGGGCCGAATTTCCCGCCCCGCCGCCGTTCAGGTGTGGTGCCAGCAGAGCGTAGCACTTCAGTCGCGATAACACAGCCTCATCGCCCGTAACCTTCACATTCATCAGCATCACCGGATGGTGCGGGTCGCTGATGAACTCCTTCGTAACCCTGTAACGCCCCTCGCGGTCGCCGCCAGCCACTCGCACGGCCAACGCATCCGGATTGATGTACTGAAAGTCGTAGTCGAAGTCCCGCTTCTCTTCGTGAAAGAAGGTCTCGCCATCCGTGAACAGCAGCTCCATGTCACGGATCTGCGGCCGATCAATCGTCGGATAGTAGATCTCATTCAGCGTCCCGTGCGAGACGGTGTACCAGATCCTGCTCGAAGCGGCATACGCCGTAATAATGGCGTCCTTCCGACTCGAGGTCCATCGAGGAGGCAGGCCAGGCGACCCAAAAGCGGGTCCATCATCATCCAGCCAACGGTACGAAGCAGCAAGATCGCTCATTGTCGGTATTAGAAATCAAAACCCGTTGGCGCGGGAGAACGCACTGTAAATGCGAGACGAATCCCCTGCCGTCACGCCCAATTCAGGTCGAAACCACAAAGTACAGCCCTTTGCATCGCCACGTTACGTCCGATCCTTTGACCACACGTTTCGATTCGTATAAATTCAGTAATTGGGCACTCGTGTTCCGACGCAGGTCCTAGACGCCAGCGGCCCCACGAAACCGCTCATCTTATCGAATACACCACTCCTTCAGCTGCCACAGCTAGGTCCTCCTCAGAACGTGTGACGAGACCGGGAGTCCTTCCAAGCTTCAGGAGCCCGATGTCTCGTTACGCCACCACTTTCTCTCCTCGCATTAGAAAGCTCTCCAGTCTCTCGTTCTGCCTCGCCACTCTCCTTCTGATAGCTCTGCCAATCTTCGGCCAATCGGTGCAGGTAAGCGGAACGATCAAAGATCCCGACCAATCCGTCGTTAGCGGCGCAGTCGTCACCCTCACCGGCCCCGCAAGCAGCATCGCCCTCCAGACCACCACCAACCAGACCGGCGTCTACGTCTTCCCAACCGTCAATCCGGGAACCTATCGCCTCGAAGCAAGCAAAAACGGCTTCGCAACCCTAACCATTCCCGCCTTGATCGTCGTGTCAGGACAGACCGCCACACAAGACCTCTCGCTCACTCTGGCCGGGGAAAATACTTCCATCACCGTCGTAGGCGGCCTCTCCGGCACGCCTGCCAACGGCTACTACGTCAACAGGGTCAACCCTGGTGTCCTCGGCACCTCGCCCATCGTCAATCAGCCGTACACCATCACCGTGATGCCTGCCGAGCAGATCGCGAACACCCAGGTCAAGAACCTCCGCGACGCTATCCAGTACCTCCCGCTGGTCTCTTTTACTGAGCAGCAGGGAGACGAGATACTCCGCCCCTCCACTCGCGGCATCCAGGGCAGCATCGCGCAAAATACCCGCATGGACGGTATGGCCATCGCCATCACCGGCGCGAACCCCATGGAGCAGTATCAGGAGCTTCAGGTAGAAAACGGCCTCGGTGCCGCCATGTACGGCCCGGCTAACCCCTCCGGCATGTTCGACTTCGTCCTCAAGCGCCCCACCGAAGCCCCCACCGCCAATCTTTACTTCGAGCAGGACAGCACCTCCATCGGTACCGTCTACGGCGACGCCGGTGGACGCCTCGGACCGCACAAGATCTTCGGCTACCGCACCAACCTGCTCTTCGGCGACGGCACCGCCTACGTCGACCAGAGCCGCCTCCGCCGCCGTCTCGGCGAGTTCGCCTTTGACCTTCGCCCCACCGACCACACCACCATCGACGCTCATTACAGTGCCTACGACATCGTCCAGCGCGGCTACCCTGGCTGGTTCACCTACGGTCCCGATGCGACCGACACCACCTCCACCGTCCAGCGCCCCAAACGCACCCTGCTCCTGCCTGGCGCACCCGATCCAACCCGCATCGGCTTCGGTCAGGCCTACGCGGGCGTCAATCTCACCACCCAGAGCACCGGTGCCCGCCTGCTCCACGACTTCTCTCCGAACTGGCACGCCATGGCCGGCGGTCTCGCCCAGCGCCTCGACCGCTTCATCGATACACCCGTCAACAATCTCACCAACAACACCGGTGACTACACCTCTACGCTCGCCGTCGGCTTTGCGCCACGTTTCGGTGTCGAGAGCGACCTCGGCTACATCACCGGCACCTACGCAAAATGGGGCATCCGACAGGACATCGTCGCCGCCAGTGAAGGCTACCGCTTCAATCAGTACAGCTACACCACGCCCTCCACCGCCACCGTTACGCTCGGCAAGGCAAACATCGCCAACCCCCTCGTCTTCGGGTCCCCACTCACAGGTCTCCCCAAAAACCGCGGCTTATACAAGTCGGCGGTAGTCCACCAGCAGGGCTTCAATCTCGGCGATCTGATCTACCTCCCCAAAGGTTTCGCCGTCCGCCTCGCCGCCAGCCAGGATTGGATCGGCGTCGACAACAACACCACCACTGCGCGCACCGGCGGCTCAAACAAGAACGGCATCAGCCCCTCCGCAAGCGTCATCTACAAGCCCACCGCCGCGACAACCATCTACGGCACCTACGCCAGCAGCCTCCAGCAAGGAGACATCGCACCCGGCAGCACCAACCTTGTCAACGCGAACCAGGCTCTAGCTCCCTACCGCAGCAAGGAGTGGGAGTTCGGCTTCAAATCGTCAGCGCGGCCGATCAACATCACTGCCGCCCTC
Coding sequences:
- a CDS encoding HAD-IA family hydrolase — its product is MAAIKTIFWDLGGVVLTNGWDRDQRARVLTSLQVDLADYESRHDAANFFWERGLSTAYDFFAKTVFHADQPSRDFSYDELWSLVCAESKVLHPECIDILGKLYDARTYSLATLNNESRELNAHRLDAFRLRPYFDFFICSGYVHEMKPHVDIYRAAIEISGQAAEQTLFIDDKQENCDAAVSLGMQAIRFQSPRQLIADLAQLGIEAA
- a CDS encoding oxidoreductase, producing MTSTQTRTWFITGASTGFGRLLAEELLKTGNKVVATARKIEQIADLEAQYPETAKALVLDVTNAAQVTSTVAAAIAHFGHIDVLVNNAGYGITGAVEEVTREEYEPVFETNLFGLTQVTQAVLPHLRERKSGHILNLSSIGGLVGLPGWGFYNATKFAVEGLSEALAVEMAPLGIHVTIVEPGPFRTDFLGRSGVVAKQRISDYDVTAGKTRDYRDENTGKQAGDPLRAVHAMMQVVDSPNPPVHLVLGAVALKRFRAKLEAFQAEMSAWESVTLGADFPEGE
- the rpiB gene encoding ribose 5-phosphate isomerase B, translating into MKIAIAADHAGFPLKEEVRTFIAKLGHEVHDLGAYNTEPSDYADFAVLVGKELMAGTAERGILICGSGVGVCIAANKMPGVRASMCHDTYSAHQGVEHDQMNVLVLGARIIGSALAFECVETYLKAEFIAKEERFVRRLNKVKAIEKQYMPAASGTSFGS
- the tkt gene encoding transketolase, whose protein sequence is MSDQQQELDQLSINTLRFLAVDQVEKAKNGHPGAPLGCAPIAYLLFHKFMKHDPKDPKWSDRDRFVLSNGHASALLYGVLHLSGYDLPMSQLEQFREWGSHTPGHPEYGETPGVEVTTGPLGQGFAEAVGLAIAEKHLAAVYNHENHTPVDHHTYVLCGDGDLMEGISHESSSLAGTLKLGKLIVLYDDNLISLDGPTELSFTEDVKKRFEAYHWHVQEVADGNDLEALTHAIQAAKAETTRPSLIKVRTVIGYGSPKAGTKGVHGEALGPEATKATKRNLNWPEDKSFYVPEEAGKNWGSLVEKGKTAHAEWQKKYEEYSKAYPEKAAEFDRRTAMKLADGWEKKLPVFPTDKPIATRNAGQVVMNAIADVVPELFGGAADLTSSTKTIFAKSENFHLDPKGRNVFFGVREFGMMAAVNGIAAHGGLIPFGSTFFTFSDYCRSALRMGALQSSHSLYIFTHDSIGLGADGPTHQPVEHLMALRAIPQLTDFRPADANEAAACWRLALERHSAAFMALSRQDLPVLDAEKYKIAEGVRHGAYALDDSGKDIILIATGSEVATIMEAAEKLKAEGIHASVVSMPSFRIYDEQNDAYKAKLMPEGTPKLAVEAGATMGWWKYVGHNGGIIGVDRFGASAPGPKVLEEFGISVSNIVAHAKKLVKK
- a CDS encoding glycoside hydrolase family 15 protein, which produces MSDLAASYRWLDDDGPAFGSPGLPPRWTSSRKDAIITAYAASSRIWYTVSHGTLNEIYYPTIDRPQIRDMELLFTDGETFFHEEKRDFDYDFQYINPDALAVRVAGGDREGRYRVTKEFISDPHHPVMLMNVKVTGDEAVLSRLKCYALLAPHLNGGGAGNSARSIEIAGQRAILAWKGDTSLAIGADCGFTRSSCGYVGTSDGFQDLSSDMKMDWHFGQALDGNIAVVGEIDVASNREFTIAIALGDGHHAALAGMMQTLSTPYDVHVKRFLLQWTRAGGPDHLAPAAMDGGTLMRISENVLLAHEDKTYSGAFIASASIPWGASKGDDDLGGYHLVWTRDMVQTATALLACGRTDTARRALVYLACTQRPDGSFAQNFWIDGTPYWTGIQLDEVAFPIILAWRLWKLDGLGNFDVVPFVEAAAAFLVRFAPVTQQERWEENAGYSPSTLAAVISGLICAADIARGHGSVELASFLETYADWIEANLDQWTTTDDGVLLEGVKRHYMRIRPPNTGEPFHNPKIPVGNIHLSNRGPDEQYDFEAREVIDAGFLELVRYGIRRADNPLIVDSLKVVDHCLKIETPFGPAWRRYNHDGYGQRKDGGPFEGWGQGRAWPLLGGERAHYELAAGGDVKPFIDAFEKFSSVGGMLPEQVWDYEDLPSEGMYFGKSAGSAQPLVWAHSEYLKLLRSTVDGQVFDRISAVEDRYSRPVHERDFHSLLEIYQTSRPVSELAAGLMLRIMDPKPFRVVYTFDDWQTTLHAESKAVGYPGSFADIFTTPEQTGTIVFTLQWTGDDQWLGRNVEVTLVSPDSQPAG
- a CDS encoding TonB-dependent receptor, whose protein sequence is MSRYATTFSPRIRKLSSLSFCLATLLLIALPIFGQSVQVSGTIKDPDQSVVSGAVVTLTGPASSIALQTTTNQTGVYVFPTVNPGTYRLEASKNGFATLTIPALIVVSGQTATQDLSLTLAGENTSITVVGGLSGTPANGYYVNRVNPGVLGTSPIVNQPYTITVMPAEQIANTQVKNLRDAIQYLPLVSFTEQQGDEILRPSTRGIQGSIAQNTRMDGMAIAITGANPMEQYQELQVENGLGAAMYGPANPSGMFDFVLKRPTEAPTANLYFEQDSTSIGTVYGDAGGRLGPHKIFGYRTNLLFGDGTAYVDQSRLRRRLGEFAFDLRPTDHTTIDAHYSAYDIVQRGYPGWFTYGPDATDTTSTVQRPKRTLLLPGAPDPTRIGFGQAYAGVNLTTQSTGARLLHDFSPNWHAMAGGLAQRLDRFIDTPVNNLTNNTGDYTSTLAVGFAPRFGVESDLGYITGTYAKWGIRQDIVAASEGYRFNQYSYTTPSTATVTLGKANIANPLVFGSPLTGLPKNRGLYKSAVVHQQGFNLGDLIYLPKGFAVRLAASQDWIGVDNNTTTARTGGSNKNGISPSASVIYKPTAATTIYGTYASSLQQGDIAPGSTNLVNANQALAPYRSKEWEFGFKSSARPINITAALFRLERPFAETVAVNVKQNIFEIVGQQVNFGAEISGQGTLFHRLLIDGGFTALNARLNNTGIAATDGKRFVGIPAYKSNLLSEFRVPRIANLSITGDWQFVGGRPQDDENLHTTTGYNIYDLGFRYSHPIFSRLATLRFTSNNITDVHYYSTIAAGDITGTNASSNVAHLGSPRTISTSLQFAF